A single Longimicrobium sp. DNA region contains:
- a CDS encoding DUF1540 domain-containing protein: MTDCKFNEHHECHAGQIEVRVGPDGAHCGTYTPEASQRPRP; encoded by the coding sequence GTGACCGACTGCAAGTTCAACGAGCACCACGAGTGCCACGCAGGGCAGATCGAGGTGCGGGTGGGCCCGGACGGTGCCCACTGCGGCACCTACACCCCGGAAGCCTCGCAGCGCCCGCGACCGTAG
- a CDS encoding GyrI-like domain-containing protein, translated as MIDTPQITQTEARNAAIIRLTVPRQEIRNVMGPAMSELKSAVAAQGVTPDGPMFTHHLRMDPDTFDLEVGMAVPVAIAESGRVRAGGLPAATVARTTYRGGYEGLSGAWGELHAWMRANGHEPGADLWESYVSGPEADADPANWRTELTQPLAR; from the coding sequence ATGATCGACACCCCGCAGATCACGCAGACCGAAGCCAGGAACGCCGCCATCATCCGCCTCACGGTGCCGCGGCAGGAGATCCGGAACGTGATGGGGCCGGCGATGAGCGAGCTGAAGAGCGCCGTCGCCGCTCAGGGTGTGACGCCCGACGGACCGATGTTCACGCACCACCTGCGGATGGACCCGGACACCTTTGACCTCGAGGTCGGGATGGCGGTGCCGGTGGCGATCGCGGAGAGCGGCCGTGTGCGGGCTGGCGGGCTCCCGGCCGCCACCGTCGCGCGGACGACTTACCGTGGCGGCTACGAGGGACTTTCCGGCGCATGGGGCGAGCTGCACGCGTGGATGCGCGCCAATGGGCACGAGCCGGGCGCCGACCTGTGGGAATCCTACGTCTCCGGGCCGGAAGCTGACGCCGACCCCGCGAACTGGCGCACCGAGCTCACCCAGCCGCTGGCGCGTTGA